Proteins from a genomic interval of Schistocerca piceifrons isolate TAMUIC-IGC-003096 chromosome 3, iqSchPice1.1, whole genome shotgun sequence:
- the LOC124787800 gene encoding cuticle protein 38-like translates to MYKLVILPLLFAAVSAGYLGGVAVAPAAVAAPVAYAAPVAYAAAPALAVAPALRAAPLAVAAPAIAAPLPYAAAAPILKIH, encoded by the exons ATGTACAAGCTG GTGATCCTGCCCCTGCTGTTCGCCGCCGTGTCGGCCGGCTACCTGGGAGGCGTGGCCGTGGCGCCAGCGGCCGTCGCCGCCCCcgtcgcctacgccgcccccgtggcctacgccgccgcccccgcctTGGCCGTGGCCCCCGCTCTGCGCGCCGCCCCTCTGGCTGTCGCCGCCCCCGCCATCGCCGCTCCTCTGCCCTACGCAGCTGCAGCTCCGATCCTCAAGATTCACTGA